From the genome of Leptodactylus fuscus isolate aLepFus1 chromosome 1, aLepFus1.hap2, whole genome shotgun sequence, one region includes:
- the TRAFD1 gene encoding TRAF-type zinc finger domain-containing protein 1 has translation MASSAEQETRLCGNCKRDILVDNFTIHEIHCRRNIGMCKLCNEPIPRSDMEDHYASEHAPVTCKCNMTVEKCALDEHEKSVCPLRLVKCQFCELEVTFNTLGNHEDYCGARTEPCEKCGSSVMIKDLQDHPTVCGKVKPQKKPERVRSWTDNREFDVPLLAALNSRSTFTDGLYSQLPRHVPERFYGKSVLTQSLKKFDDINQNNRRAQNREGEQANLGLNIDGSLDFFDQALEERSDTFRRYDHSHSQSRQNNTRASPQPDSPLTENNSDFWRDFYCKDNAMKMNVQRQSNNNYFSKDEPSTPTADTIQLPCEFCEELFPEQDLILHQTGCRPEVSTLFRRRSPSPPLDFTENLRSSSPSAHYPQSVLIPCEFCGVLMEGDILFHHQDQCDMGPNSEKTSHFPTPSFADDVSPNVSEEEHRSYRVSAASQTQDHRTAPASDATVSSRNQPRRIVDNTTRGRGRIDNLYRQMSNPRRSNLEEMRKKNIEENSRMIRNQYEDFFSQERGASNRNTSTRSKPTKTVNTRSSEVDKEE, from the exons ATGGCTTCCAGTGCCGAGCAGGAGACACGGCTGTGTGGAAACTG TAAACGAGACATTCTTGTGGACAACTTCACCATCCATGAGATTCACTGCAGACGCAATATTGGCATGTGCAAACTGTGCAATGAACCGATTCCCAGGAGTGACATGGAGGATCACTATGCCAGTGAACATGCCCCG GTGACTTGCAAATGTAACATGACCGTGGAGAAGTGTGCACTGGATGAACATGAG aaaTCTGTCTGTCCTCTGCGCCTGGTTAAATGCCAGTTTTGTGAGCTGGAAGTGACCTTTAACACACTAGGAAATCATGAAGATTATTGTGGAGCTCGGACTGAGCCCTGTGAAAAGTGTGGTTCCAGTGTAATGATTAAGGACCTCCAAGACCACCCGACCGTCTGCGGCAAAGTAAAACCGCAAAAGAAACCAGAGAGAGTCCGTAGTTGGACAGACAATCGAGAATTTGATGTGCCGTTGCTTGCTGCCCTGAACAGTAGAAGCACTTTCACTGACGGGCTTTATTCTCAGTTGCCAAGGCACGTGCCAGAGAGATTTTATGGAAAATCTGTTTTAACCCAGTCCTTAAAGAAATTTGATGACATAAACCAAAACAACAGAAGAGCCCAAAACAGAG AGGGTGAACAGGCCAATCTGGGTCTCAACATAGATGGTTCTCTGGATTTTTTTGATCAGGCTTTAGAAGAAAGGTCTGACACATTCCGCAGGTATGATCACTCTCACTCTCAAAGCCGCCAGAACAACACGAGAGCTAGTCCTCAGCCTGATAGTCCCCTTACTGAAAATAACAGCGACTTCTGGCGCGACTTCTACTGCAAGGATAATGCAATGAAGATGAATGTCCAAAGACAAAGCAACAATAACTATTTCTCCAAGGATGAACCCAGCACTCCCACTG CAGATACCATCCAACTACCCTGTGAGTTCTGCGAGGAGCTCTTTCCCGAACAGGATCTCATCTTACACCAG ACTGGCTGTAGACCCGAAGTCTCGACCTTATTTAGAAGGCGTTCTCCCAGTCCCCCATTGGATTTTACAGAAAATCTCCGATCCTCCTCACCTTCTGCTCACTACCCTCAGAGTGTCCTCATTCCATGTGAATTCTGTGGTGTTCTGATGGAAGGAGATATCCTGTTTCATCATCAG GATCAGTGTGACATGGGTCCAAACTCTGAGAAAACTTCTCATTTTCCTACTCCTTCGTTTGCTGATGATGTCTCCCCAAACGTCTCTGAAGAAGAGCACAGAAGTTACAGGGTTTCAGCAGCGTCCCAGACACAAGATCACAGAACAG CACCAGCGAGTGATGCTACAGTCTCTTCCAGGAACCAGCCAAGGAGGATTGTGGACAACACAACTAGAGGTCGTGGCAGGATTGACAATCTGTATCGCCAGATGAGTAATCCCCGTCGCTCCAATCTAGAAGAAATGAGAAAGAAGAACATAGAGGAGAATTCCAGAATGATCAGAAACCAGTACGAAGATTTCTTTAGTCAGGAACGGGGAGCATCAAACAG GAATACCAGCACCAGAAGCAAG CCAACAAAGACTGTAAACACGAGGTCATCAGAAGTTGACAAGGAGGAATGA